One Chitinivibrionales bacterium DNA window includes the following coding sequences:
- a CDS encoding PIN domain-containing protein, giving the protein MNYVAVDTSSIIAVVLNEPEKSKLIEITSEAELIAPPSVHWKMGNAFSAMFKKKRLKLREAIAAIKEYRKIPIQFVNVELESSIRMAEKENIYAYDAYILVCAKKYNAPLLSLDEAQRVKAVKNGIKVLEV; this is encoded by the coding sequence ATGAATTATGTGGCTGTTGATACATCTTCAATAATAGCCGTTGTGCTTAACGAGCCTGAAAAATCAAAATTGATCGAAATAACGAGCGAAGCCGAACTTATCGCTCCACCTTCCGTACACTGGAAAATGGGTAATGCATTTTCTGCGATGTTCAAAAAGAAGCGACTTAAGCTGAGAGAAGCGATTGCTGCTATAAAGGAATATCGCAAAATACCGATTCAATTTGTGAATGTCGAACTTGAAAGCTCGATCAGGATGGCGGAAAAAGAAAATATATATGCCTACGATGCATATATCCTTGTCTGCGCAAAAAAATATAATGCTCCCTTGCTGTCACTTGATGAAGCTCAAAGAGTTAAGGCCGTAAAAAACGGAATAAAAGTTCTGGAGGTATAA
- a CDS encoding TIGR00266 family protein has translation MQCHEVDFEIFGDDMQVVEVELDPQETVIAEAGAMNWMEDGIGFEANMGDGSKADSGFLGKLLDVGKRAFTGESLFMTHFTNNRPGKKRVAFGAPYPGKIIPVNMAEVGGELLCQKDAFLCAALGTQVSIAFTKRFGTGFFGGEGFILQRLRGDGMVFIHAGGTIVKKELNGETINVDTGCIVSFTQGIDYDIQMVSGLKSMFFGGEGLFLATLRGTGTVYLQSLPFSRLADRIIQHAPRAGGARKGEGSILGGLGDLLNGDR, from the coding sequence ATGCAATGCCATGAAGTTGATTTTGAGATTTTCGGTGATGACATGCAGGTTGTTGAAGTAGAACTGGATCCGCAGGAGACCGTTATTGCCGAAGCCGGCGCCATGAATTGGATGGAGGATGGCATCGGTTTTGAGGCGAATATGGGCGACGGCTCAAAGGCTGACAGCGGATTTCTGGGAAAGCTTCTGGATGTCGGCAAACGGGCATTTACCGGCGAATCGCTTTTTATGACCCATTTCACCAACAACCGCCCGGGCAAAAAGCGGGTGGCCTTCGGCGCACCCTATCCCGGTAAAATAATTCCCGTTAATATGGCCGAGGTTGGGGGAGAGCTTCTGTGCCAGAAAGATGCCTTTCTGTGCGCTGCACTGGGTACCCAGGTCTCGATCGCCTTCACCAAACGGTTCGGCACCGGCTTTTTTGGTGGTGAAGGATTTATTCTTCAGCGGTTGCGCGGGGATGGCATGGTGTTTATTCATGCCGGAGGTACTATTGTGAAAAAAGAACTCAACGGTGAAACGATCAATGTCGATACCGGCTGTATTGTTTCCTTTACCCAAGGTATCGATTATGACATCCAGATGGTCTCCGGGCTTAAATCCATGTTTTTTGGTGGTGAAGGACTCTTTTTAGCAACACTCAGAGGAACCGGGACAGTGTACCTTCAAAGCCTTCCATTCTCACGCCTTGCCGACAGAATAATCCAGCACGCGCCACGGGCAGGAGGGGCACGAAAAGGGGAAGGGTCGATCCTTGGTGGATTAGGGGATTTATTGAATGGGGATCGATGA
- a CDS encoding tetratricopeptide repeat protein, with translation MKTISAPRIVLPVFFFLSGMCALIYEIIWQRMLYFIFGQSAFATATVLAAFMAGLSLGSLFFGKVADTMKSPKKLYALLEFGIAASALLFPPLLEAIKHLYIYLDRTLELSAFAVIFLKFTLCFSGLVIPAALMGGTFPAAVKFYTRCCGMSGKNIGILYGANTLGAVAGVILAGFYLVAEFGALHATWIAAGFNSLIGSAVLSANLAGILPSVKHQKADHLPPKAPRYELPGEFQRKIALFVAGLSGFCALAGEVAWSRSLAYFMQTSLYSFPAMLAIFLAGTGLGSLIVTLFIDTRIKRSLSAGLIQTGVAIFILFGLFLYPLLGDFVAWITIKEISPWKTLLVTSFAAPAFIMLIPSILMGMTFPLLCRIVAAGYATSGHRTGLVYSINTLGAILGAIAAGFIFIPLVGTTSTTAIISFINLTAGLLLFFSETKKTADKKLVPQIILTGGYCVALFFVITNNRPYWLSSPFYRNLAKGDTITWYKEAPSATVTVRQYAPHPLDNNRYKVIEVNGVNVAGTSPTLRTTQKLQGHLPLLLFKASTGRNANQAFILGLGTGESSHCITLHDIQNLDCCEIVAAETGALKEFKEVNHAILSNKKMTLHTEDARTFLLSTDKTYDIIESDAVHPDIDLATYTKEYFEICRSRLSEEGIFSSWIPLYYLSKNHIRTMIATLHAVFPHVMIWYYPRYNNKHALILGMNKKLSINCKILSQETEQPEIAESLDEIGLDNIHTILSCFITDETVYARENDSLVINDDDRLVLPRLIPMQQTTGNESTVKALDYLRSIEASVLPYCTFSDYGFRKYLQEHLKRRSFSMRAIGEYYKGEYSHAATLYEKILREEPENVHVRYSYREARLYEALSGAKQFLSRGEFDRAKASYQRALTLELASATVHNSLGVCYYRMRRFRQALRHFNRAIQLCSTYAQPHFNKARLFYAASRLKECRQSCRKALSINPYMNDAKILLRKST, from the coding sequence ATGAAAACCATCTCCGCTCCCCGAATTGTGTTGCCGGTCTTCTTTTTTCTCTCCGGCATGTGCGCGCTGATCTACGAGATTATCTGGCAGCGAATGCTCTATTTCATTTTCGGTCAAAGCGCCTTTGCGACCGCGACAGTCCTTGCCGCCTTTATGGCTGGCCTTTCCCTGGGGAGTCTTTTCTTCGGTAAGGTTGCCGATACAATGAAATCCCCCAAAAAGCTGTATGCGCTGCTCGAATTCGGCATCGCCGCCTCGGCGTTGCTCTTTCCGCCGCTTCTCGAAGCCATAAAACATCTGTACATTTACCTGGACCGGACCCTTGAGCTTTCCGCTTTTGCGGTAATCTTCTTGAAATTTACACTCTGCTTTTCGGGCCTTGTTATTCCTGCCGCGCTTATGGGCGGCACCTTTCCGGCGGCAGTCAAATTTTACACGCGATGCTGCGGCATGTCCGGAAAAAATATCGGCATTCTCTACGGCGCCAATACACTGGGTGCGGTTGCGGGCGTTATTCTGGCGGGATTTTATCTGGTTGCAGAATTCGGTGCTCTTCACGCTACCTGGATCGCTGCCGGTTTCAACAGCCTTATCGGTAGTGCCGTTCTTTCTGCGAACCTCGCAGGCATTCTGCCATCGGTAAAACACCAGAAGGCCGATCATCTCCCTCCGAAAGCCCCCCGATACGAACTTCCGGGAGAATTTCAAAGAAAAATCGCCCTTTTTGTTGCCGGCCTTTCGGGATTTTGCGCCCTTGCGGGTGAAGTCGCCTGGAGCCGTTCATTGGCCTATTTCATGCAGACCTCGCTCTACTCTTTCCCTGCCATGCTTGCAATTTTTCTTGCCGGCACCGGTCTTGGAAGTCTCATCGTCACACTTTTTATCGACACCAGAATAAAACGATCACTTTCTGCGGGACTGATCCAGACAGGAGTCGCAATTTTTATTCTCTTTGGACTTTTTCTTTACCCGCTTCTCGGCGACTTTGTCGCTTGGATAACCATCAAGGAAATATCGCCATGGAAAACCCTGCTTGTGACCTCCTTTGCGGCGCCTGCATTCATAATGCTGATCCCTTCAATACTGATGGGCATGACATTCCCCCTGCTCTGCCGGATCGTTGCCGCCGGCTATGCTACCTCAGGACACCGGACCGGCCTGGTATATTCCATAAACACCCTCGGCGCAATACTTGGAGCGATTGCCGCGGGGTTTATATTCATTCCCCTTGTCGGTACAACGTCAACGACGGCCATTATTTCTTTCATAAACCTTACCGCCGGTTTGTTGCTCTTTTTTTCCGAAACCAAAAAAACAGCCGATAAAAAACTTGTCCCTCAGATAATTTTGACCGGTGGATATTGTGTAGCCTTATTTTTTGTCATCACCAATAACAGGCCGTACTGGCTCTCCAGCCCTTTTTATCGCAATCTCGCAAAGGGCGACACAATCACCTGGTACAAAGAGGCGCCGTCGGCAACAGTGACCGTTCGACAGTACGCCCCCCATCCCCTGGACAACAACCGGTATAAAGTTATCGAAGTCAATGGCGTGAATGTTGCGGGGACATCTCCCACGCTCCGAACCACCCAGAAACTTCAGGGACACCTCCCCTTACTTCTCTTCAAAGCTTCAACCGGAAGAAATGCAAACCAGGCCTTTATTCTGGGCCTGGGCACCGGAGAGTCATCCCACTGTATAACCCTTCACGACATACAGAATCTCGACTGCTGCGAAATAGTCGCGGCCGAAACCGGAGCGCTGAAAGAATTCAAAGAAGTCAACCATGCAATATTGTCAAACAAAAAAATGACACTCCATACTGAAGACGCGCGTACATTCCTCCTTTCGACCGATAAAACCTATGACATAATCGAAAGCGATGCAGTCCATCCCGATATCGACCTTGCCACCTATACAAAAGAATATTTCGAAATCTGCAGGTCCCGTCTGAGCGAAGAAGGAATCTTTTCTTCATGGATACCGCTTTATTATCTCAGCAAAAATCATATCCGTACCATGATCGCCACCCTCCACGCGGTCTTTCCCCATGTTATGATCTGGTATTACCCCCGGTATAACAATAAACATGCCCTTATCCTGGGAATGAACAAAAAACTTTCAATTAATTGTAAAATCCTTTCGCAGGAAACGGAACAACCTGAAATCGCTGAGAGCCTCGATGAAATCGGTCTTGACAATATACACACAATCCTCAGCTGTTTCATCACCGATGAGACCGTCTATGCACGAGAAAACGACAGCCTGGTAATAAACGATGACGACCGTCTGGTTCTCCCCCGTTTGATTCCCATGCAGCAAACCACCGGCAACGAAAGCACGGTGAAAGCTCTTGATTATCTTCGCTCGATTGAAGCCTCTGTGTTACCCTACTGCACATTTTCCGATTATGGTTTTCGGAAATATTTGCAGGAACATTTAAAGAGACGGTCATTTTCCATGCGTGCTATAGGTGAATACTACAAAGGGGAGTATAGTCATGCTGCAACTCTGTATGAAAAGATTCTCCGGGAAGAACCGGAAAATGTGCATGTCCGGTATTCGTATCGTGAAGCACGCCTTTATGAAGCCTTAAGCGGGGCGAAACAATTTCTTTCCCGGGGAGAATTCGATCGGGCAAAAGCATCATACCAGAGGGCTTTAACGCTTGAGCTGGCCTCGGCAACGGTCCATAACTCCCTGGGCGTGTGTTACTACAGAATGCGTCGTTTCAGGCAGGCGCTTCGACATTTTAACCGTGCGATCCAATTGTGCTCCACCTATGCACAACCGCATTTCAATAAAGCCCGGCTTTTTTATGCCGCCAGCCGCCTGAAAGAGTGCAGGCAAAGCTGCCGTAAAGCTTTGTCAATTAATCCATACATGAACGACGCCAAGATATTGTTAAGAAAGAGCACGTGA
- a CDS encoding type II toxin-antitoxin system prevent-host-death family antitoxin, whose amino-acid sequence MTVFTYSQARQHFSEVLDRAKREGSVQIRRKGGQLFSIVPVKKAKCSPFDIRGVKTKATTSDILDAIRESRSR is encoded by the coding sequence ATGACCGTATTTACGTATTCACAGGCGCGGCAACATTTTTCAGAAGTTTTGGACAGGGCAAAAAGAGAAGGTTCGGTACAGATCCGCCGGAAAGGCGGCCAGTTGTTTTCGATTGTTCCTGTTAAAAAGGCAAAATGTTCACCATTTGATATACGCGGGGTAAAAACAAAAGCAACAACGAGTGATATATTAGACGCAATCAGAGAATCGCGGAGTCGATAG
- a CDS encoding prepilin-type N-terminal cleavage/methylation domain-containing protein has product MHRKSENRKSLYKDMSGLSLIEVMIALAIIGISVMIIMLGERNKWATFKSANKTTQAVNIIENEIERVRMDIVEDPSADWPPCASTPCCSSFTKSGINFEMCFDDALKNDGTVADNLQKVEITASWKLIGTPDTLSISTYIARDF; this is encoded by the coding sequence ATGCATAGAAAATCTGAAAACAGAAAATCATTATACAAGGATATGAGCGGTTTATCGCTTATTGAAGTTATGATAGCCCTTGCGATAATCGGTATCAGTGTGATGATCATCATGCTCGGTGAAAGAAATAAATGGGCAACGTTTAAAAGCGCAAACAAGACGACCCAGGCGGTTAACATTATCGAGAACGAAATCGAGAGGGTCCGCATGGACATTGTCGAAGACCCGTCAGCCGATTGGCCACCCTGCGCTTCCACGCCCTGCTGTTCCAGTTTTACCAAATCGGGAATCAATTTCGAGATGTGTTTTGACGATGCTCTTAAAAATGACGGTACTGTTGCCGATAACCTGCAAAAAGTTGAGATTACTGCCAGTTGGAAACTTATCGGTACTCCCGACACCTTGAGTATCAGCACCTATATTGCCAGAGATTTTTAA
- a CDS encoding fibro-slime domain-containing protein, with amino-acid sequence MKKLKKLCGNRKGYVLIASTVVVVASTAMAIFMVRASGKNAVAAQTLKNKTKAFYASDGVMTFLVQEIINGNAQEYLGSDDSITIEAENYANKESAGGRGWEDDYSSDHSGSGAMAVLPNSGGSFTTNYIGNSPRLDYNVCFTETGPHYVWIRGKGETESDNSCHIGLNYEAVAGADSIEDFSTSWSWKSTEGQGQQIQIDIPSASSHVVNVWMSEDGFVIDKIIISNKSDYTVSGIGPEENVCEGAGTWQVDDFIVDAKMVPKDESNLVFDLTTDAYKIDGDGNKIYSAPLKQFFSAQGTAAADVVQLEAIFYDYHCNGTNPNFQNCEATKRFLKHRSMHFVQDNLTAHRKPQKSLSITDVPCISWDRHFCPDIANCNQPYNDTCLQWGADPGDDNCPANEAGFADGSGPRTSDFFNDWFWPSGNGGRDLGVEFRKDDPVPGWRWYKAGTNDELDYYDPAEPERGRVGINWDEDYMMANVVVYVDLEFHRVEGDTLWDGTPVPPNSFICNPPLPDPHHPGEFLEPQYYPLDGKGFKPPDAARATPKGNELCLNKHGCPRRGMTHPVWPCMDASRAYSPTIDHNYSFTMELHTTFTYEAGQVLKFHGGDDYFVFINDQLVIDMGGVYMDDSASVDLDTEAGSLGITTGNEYTLDIFWAERYTPKGTLTMTTNMDIFKATGTPKRRWKREYGMLD; translated from the coding sequence ATGAAAAAGCTGAAAAAATTATGCGGAAACCGAAAGGGTTATGTTCTTATCGCATCAACCGTTGTTGTTGTGGCATCGACGGCCATGGCCATATTCATGGTCAGAGCATCGGGGAAAAACGCGGTTGCAGCACAGACCCTGAAAAACAAGACCAAGGCGTTCTATGCCTCCGACGGCGTCATGACCTTTCTGGTGCAGGAAATAATCAACGGCAATGCACAGGAGTATCTCGGGTCGGATGACTCAATAACTATCGAAGCCGAGAATTATGCGAACAAGGAATCCGCCGGGGGCCGTGGGTGGGAAGACGATTATTCTTCAGATCATTCCGGCAGTGGCGCCATGGCGGTTCTGCCCAACAGCGGTGGGTCCTTTACCACCAATTATATCGGCAACAGCCCTCGGCTCGACTACAATGTCTGCTTCACCGAAACGGGGCCCCATTATGTCTGGATACGTGGGAAGGGAGAAACAGAAAGCGACAATTCATGCCATATCGGACTCAACTACGAAGCCGTCGCTGGCGCCGATTCAATCGAAGACTTTTCAACATCCTGGTCCTGGAAATCCACCGAAGGACAGGGACAGCAAATTCAAATCGACATTCCCTCCGCCAGCTCTCATGTCGTTAATGTATGGATGTCTGAGGACGGCTTTGTTATCGACAAGATTATCATCTCGAACAAGTCCGATTACACTGTTTCCGGAATCGGCCCGGAGGAAAATGTCTGTGAAGGCGCCGGGACCTGGCAGGTGGATGATTTTATCGTTGACGCCAAAATGGTCCCCAAAGATGAAAGCAATCTGGTATTCGATCTGACCACCGACGCCTATAAGATCGACGGCGATGGTAATAAAATCTATTCGGCGCCCCTGAAACAGTTCTTTTCAGCCCAGGGAACTGCGGCAGCGGACGTGGTACAACTTGAAGCCATTTTTTACGATTATCACTGCAATGGAACCAATCCTAATTTTCAGAACTGCGAAGCAACAAAACGGTTCCTGAAACACCGCAGTATGCATTTTGTTCAGGATAACCTAACCGCTCACCGGAAACCTCAGAAATCTCTCAGTATCACTGATGTACCCTGTATTAGTTGGGATCGACATTTCTGCCCGGACATTGCAAATTGTAACCAGCCATACAACGATACCTGCCTTCAGTGGGGAGCTGATCCTGGAGATGACAATTGCCCCGCCAACGAAGCCGGATTTGCTGACGGTAGCGGTCCCCGTACCAGCGATTTTTTCAACGACTGGTTCTGGCCCAGTGGCAACGGCGGCAGGGACCTCGGTGTTGAATTCAGAAAAGACGATCCAGTCCCCGGGTGGCGATGGTATAAGGCCGGTACCAACGATGAACTCGACTATTATGATCCGGCCGAACCGGAACGGGGCAGGGTTGGTATCAACTGGGACGAAGACTACATGATGGCCAATGTTGTTGTGTATGTCGACCTTGAGTTCCATCGTGTGGAGGGTGATACGTTATGGGACGGAACTCCTGTTCCACCCAACAGTTTCATCTGCAACCCTCCTCTTCCCGATCCCCATCATCCGGGAGAATTTCTCGAACCCCAGTACTATCCTCTTGACGGTAAAGGCTTCAAGCCGCCGGACGCCGCGCGTGCCACACCAAAGGGTAATGAATTATGCTTGAATAAACACGGATGTCCCCGACGCGGAATGACACATCCTGTCTGGCCGTGCATGGATGCTTCCAGGGCCTATTCTCCGACTATCGACCACAACTACTCTTTTACCATGGAACTCCATACAACATTCACCTATGAAGCCGGGCAGGTACTCAAATTCCACGGCGGAGACGACTACTTTGTCTTTATCAACGACCAGCTTGTCATTGACATGGGCGGCGTCTATATGGATGACTCGGCAAGTGTCGATCTCGACACAGAAGCAGGGAGTCTGGGAATCACAACCGGTAACGAATATACGCTCGATATCTTCTGGGCCGAACGGTATACTCCCAAGGGAACGCTCACCATGACTACCAATATGGACATCTTTAAAGCCACCGGAACCCCCAAACGCCGCTGGAAACGCGAGTACGGCATGCTTGATTAG
- the polA gene encoding DNA polymerase I — MNKKQLYLIDGHALAYRSYFAMLRTPLSNSKGRPTGAVYGTAISMLKLLQDFKCPYIAVVFDSAKPTFRHEMYAEYKANREAMPDDMSMQMPLIDKLIELLNIPTVAQDGLEADDLIAYMTKKAVKDGFEVFLVTKDKDLMQLVNDHVTMLAPESGGKLSVYHSAEVTEKMGVEPEKIRDFLALTGDTSDNVPGVPGVGPKTAVKILEQTGDIDSLLKDPSKLDNPKLVAKIEEHREKILLSKELVTLKDDLDLELCWDSFISRPVKKEECVEFFKELEFKSLLNNPLFENSSTLDFVPVVPRSLEEVESFCRKIVECGFVSIDTETTSTEPREAEIVGIALAIDTKEALYVPVGHEHSTRNLPRDKVLALCRDMIESPAVNKVGQNLKYDYQIFKNYGITMEGIDFDTMVAAYVIDPGKRQYNLDILALDYLNIKTTSIETLIGKGVKQISFAAVAVDDAAMYSGEDVIVPLLLREKFERLLREKNLEELYKKIEIPLVTVLAEMEWRGIFVDRNLLHELSGEYQLKLEEISKAIYALADEKFNLNSPKQISEIFFNKLGLPKSKRTKTGLSTNVDALMKLAPNYPVAQSLLEYREVQKLLSTYIDALPQQVSKRTGRVHSSFNQTITATGRLSSTNPNLQNIPVRTDDGKRIREAFIAPEGSVIVSADYSQIELRILAHVSKDPLLIQAFKENQDIHTQTASVMYNCALELVSQEMRRSAKTINFGLMYGMGPANLSRQLNLSFKEAREFIETYFEQFPTIRSYMDTTIENTRRDGYTETLSGRRRYLPDINAKNRQVREASERTAINTPIQGTAADIIKIAMIGIHREIDELFPSAAMLLQVHDELVFELPEKDADTFVTWVVDKMSSAYELSVPLKVDAGIGVNWSVAH; from the coding sequence ATGAACAAAAAACAGCTCTATCTTATCGACGGGCACGCGCTGGCATACCGTTCCTATTTTGCAATGCTGCGTACCCCCTTGTCAAACTCAAAAGGCCGGCCCACCGGCGCAGTCTACGGCACGGCAATTTCCATGCTCAAACTTCTGCAGGATTTCAAATGCCCGTATATCGCTGTCGTGTTCGATTCGGCCAAACCGACATTCCGTCATGAAATGTATGCCGAGTACAAGGCGAATCGTGAGGCAATGCCCGATGACATGTCAATGCAGATGCCGCTGATCGACAAGCTGATCGAACTTCTGAATATACCGACCGTGGCGCAGGATGGCCTCGAAGCCGATGACCTTATCGCCTATATGACAAAAAAAGCGGTGAAAGACGGGTTCGAAGTCTTCCTGGTGACAAAAGATAAGGATCTCATGCAGCTCGTGAATGATCATGTCACCATGCTCGCGCCTGAAAGCGGCGGGAAACTGAGTGTTTATCATTCGGCCGAAGTCACCGAAAAGATGGGCGTGGAGCCGGAAAAAATCCGCGATTTTCTGGCACTCACCGGGGATACGTCGGATAATGTCCCCGGCGTTCCCGGCGTCGGACCCAAAACCGCGGTGAAAATACTCGAACAGACCGGCGATATCGATTCGCTCCTGAAAGATCCGTCGAAATTGGACAATCCAAAGCTTGTTGCTAAAATCGAAGAACACCGGGAGAAAATCCTTCTCAGCAAAGAACTGGTCACACTCAAGGATGACCTCGATCTGGAGCTGTGTTGGGATTCCTTTATATCCCGGCCGGTTAAAAAAGAGGAGTGTGTCGAATTTTTCAAAGAGTTGGAATTCAAGTCGCTGCTCAACAATCCGCTCTTTGAAAATTCTTCCACCCTGGATTTCGTGCCGGTGGTGCCCCGTTCCCTCGAGGAAGTCGAATCATTCTGCAGAAAAATTGTCGAATGCGGTTTTGTGTCAATCGACACGGAAACAACGAGCACTGAACCCCGTGAAGCCGAGATCGTTGGAATCGCCCTGGCGATTGACACGAAAGAGGCGCTCTATGTCCCGGTCGGTCACGAGCACAGCACCAGGAATCTTCCGCGTGATAAGGTGCTTGCATTGTGTAGGGATATGATCGAGTCGCCTGCTGTAAATAAGGTCGGGCAGAACCTGAAATACGATTACCAGATTTTCAAAAATTACGGGATCACCATGGAGGGAATCGATTTCGATACCATGGTCGCCGCGTATGTCATCGATCCCGGCAAACGTCAGTACAATCTCGACATTTTGGCGCTCGATTATCTCAACATCAAAACAACATCGATTGAAACGTTGATCGGTAAAGGCGTCAAACAGATTTCGTTTGCCGCGGTTGCAGTCGATGATGCTGCAATGTATTCCGGTGAAGATGTTATAGTTCCGCTGCTTCTTCGGGAAAAATTCGAAAGACTGTTGAGAGAAAAAAATCTCGAAGAACTATATAAAAAGATCGAAATTCCCCTTGTTACCGTTCTTGCCGAAATGGAATGGCGGGGAATATTCGTTGACAGAAATCTGCTGCACGAGCTTTCCGGAGAATATCAGCTAAAACTTGAAGAAATATCGAAGGCTATTTATGCACTGGCCGATGAAAAATTCAACCTTAATTCACCGAAACAAATCAGCGAAATCTTTTTCAACAAGCTGGGCCTTCCAAAATCCAAGCGGACCAAAACAGGGTTGTCGACAAATGTCGATGCGCTTATGAAACTGGCGCCAAACTATCCTGTCGCTCAGTCGCTGCTCGAATACCGTGAAGTTCAGAAACTGCTGTCGACCTATATCGACGCCCTTCCGCAACAGGTCTCAAAGCGGACCGGACGGGTGCATTCATCCTTTAACCAGACGATTACCGCAACCGGACGTCTCTCCAGCACCAATCCCAACCTTCAGAATATCCCGGTGCGTACCGATGACGGCAAAAGAATTCGGGAAGCATTCATTGCCCCTGAAGGCTCGGTCATTGTCTCGGCAGATTATTCGCAAATCGAACTGAGAATACTGGCCCATGTCTCCAAAGACCCTTTGCTGATACAGGCATTTAAAGAGAATCAGGACATTCATACCCAAACCGCATCGGTGATGTATAATTGCGCTCTGGAGCTTGTCAGTCAGGAGATGCGCCGTAGTGCCAAGACCATCAATTTTGGTCTCATGTACGGCATGGGCCCGGCAAACCTCTCCCGTCAGCTCAACCTCTCTTTTAAAGAAGCGCGGGAGTTTATCGAAACCTATTTTGAACAGTTCCCGACAATCCGTTCCTATATGGATACAACAATCGAGAATACCCGCAGAGACGGGTACACCGAGACGCTTTCAGGACGGCGGCGGTATTTACCTGATATCAATGCGAAGAACAGGCAGGTCCGTGAAGCTTCCGAGCGCACAGCGATCAATACGCCGATTCAGGGAACCGCTGCGGATATCATTAAAATTGCCATGATTGGTATCCACCGGGAAATCGATGAGCTGTTTCCCTCAGCAGCAATGCTTCTTCAGGTACACGATGAACTCGTGTTTGAATTGCCCGAAAAGGATGCCGATACGTTTGTGACCTGGGTTGTTGATAAAATGAGCAGTGCCTATGAGTTGTCGGTGCCCTTGAAAGTTGATGCCGGGATCGGAGTGAACTGGAGTGTGGCGCACTAG